The sequence below is a genomic window from Lujinxingia litoralis.
AGTGCCTGGCCGATAGTCAGCTTCCCACCAGCCTGCGTTTTTTGATGGGGCAAGGCGATCTTTTGGAGGAGTTCACCGCGGAACTCAGCGAGCGCTCCACGGCTCAGGCTCCTGAGCTTAAGCTCACGCCGCGAGAACCCACCCCGCATTATCGGGAGCTGCGTTTCCGGGTCGATCCTCAGACCTTTCAAGTGACGCGCACCACGGTCTACGATCCTTATGGGAACACCAACGAGATCGTGTTTCAGAACACCCGGGTGAACCGAAACTTGCCCGATTCCGGGTTTGAGTTTGAAGCTCCCCAGGGTGCGCGTCTGCTCAACGCTCAGCAGGAGTGTGAGTAAAAATGAGCACCGCCAGCTTGAGCGAGCAAGACCGGAGCCGGCGCGCGCTCTGCCATCCCGACGGCCAGAAGAGCTGCGGGGCGTGCTGTGGGATGTACAACCATCGCCAGACGGCGGAGCCGGAGTTGATGGCACGGCTGCGTCATCGTACCGAGGCCTTCCGGCGGGAGGCCTCGATTGACGATGCCGCCTCGTTGCGGGCATTCCGCCAGAAGTGGGAGGACCCGCCCGAGGTGAAGTTGCTCGGTGAACTGGCGAGTTGTCCCTTTCTGGGGCTGCTCGACGGCCTGGATACCAGGGGGAGGGTCGGTTGCCTGGTGCATCCGCTGCAGAATGATGGCGTCGATGGCCGCGATTGCGGCGTGTATGATCGCCACACCTGCGAAGATTATTTATGTGCGGCGCACGCGGTGCTCAAACGCGAGGAGGTGAACCTCGTGCTGGCGGCCGTGCCCGACTCCTACCTCTACGGGTTGGTCATCACGAACCCGCGGTTGATCCGCACGTTTTTTGAGCTCGCGGCGACCGAGCGCGGGGCCTACCCGCAGGCGCGGGAGTTGAGCGACCCGGCTGTGGTAGCAGCGGCCGCCGAGTTCTTCTCACTGGTGCGCTCCTGGCCTTACCGCGCAGCGGACGGCATCTTCGGCTCGGTGGTGCCGGGGGAAGGGCTGGAGACTCACCGTCGTGCTCATCCCGCCGGTGAAGGGCTCCGGCAACCGGTGGATACACTCTTGATCGGCCTGGGAACGCGCACGCTCTCCCAGCCCGAACTGGCGGATGCCCGGGGCCTGCTCCTTGGTGCGGTCTCACGTTTTGCCCGGGCGCTGGGCTGAATCGAGTCGATCCCAGGCTACATTACGTGAGGGGGCTACGATTGCGGGAGGTTCTCCAGGGTATCGTCCTCGCCCTCGGTGATCGCGGCAATGCGATCGGCATCGTAGAGCGGTCCCTGGCCAATGCCCGGGCAATGTTCTGCCTCGGCGTCCCAGGCTCCGGCCTCGCCGATGATTTCGGGCCAGAAGGGGTAGGTGCGGCACTGGGAGGGTTTCACCGGGTGGATCGCACAGCCCTGCGAGGTCAGAAAAGGGCAGGGGGCATCGCTTTGCACATCGATACGCCAGCCTTCGTTGTGCCGGTGCATGTAGGTGTCAATGAGTTCGAGTAGGGGGATTTCGAGGAAGGCGGCAGCCAGAAAGGCCTCCGGGGCGCTGAAGAAGACTTCGCCGGGGCGCGCA
It includes:
- a CDS encoding YkgJ family cysteine cluster protein, giving the protein MTTELRFECTRCQRCCARPGEVFFSAPEAFLAAAFLEIPLLELIDTYMHRHNEGWRIDVQSDAPCPFLTSQGCAIHPVKPSQCRTYPFWPEIIGEAGAWDAEAEHCPGIGQGPLYDADRIAAITEGEDDTLENLPQS